A region of the Plasmodium vinckei vinckei genome assembly, chromosome: PVVCY_11 genome:
ATCACAGTTTTcccgtttttttttttctgcaACGATTATCTCAAAATTTTCTACCTTTGGTATATCTGCACAAGTTtgagaataaaaaatgggaaaAGGCAAgggaaatgaaaaaaacaaaaaaaaaaacaaccaACTAGATAAAATGGTGAGTGATGAAATTTCAGAAGATCAAGAAAGTGATGAAATAACTTTTTCAGAAAGTGAAAGTAGTGATAGTAGTAATGAGAGTAGTGAAAGTTTTTCCGAAGATGAAGAAAGTGAAACACAAGTTGATAaagaaatacaaatatatttcatctCAAATATATCAGAtgagaaatataaaatgcaAGACAATACAACATATACAATaccaatatattttaaaagaattGATTTATCAAAGAtggtaaaaaaattattaaatttagatGATGAGGATGATGgtaatatatcatttgattttttaataaataaaaaaatattaagatCTTCTATATCTGAATTtttagaagaaaataatatattatcagaGTCTACTATTGAaatagaatatattttatgtttaaaaaaaaaaacaagtaaaaatattgacgATATATCAGAATGGAtatcaaaaattattattattgaggataaattatattgtaGTACATTTGaaggaaatatattatattatgatttaaaaagttttaataaaatcgATGAGAAAATGATATCAGACACAccaatatattcatttaatgTATCCAAATatgtttcaaaaaattatgacaaTTATAATAGTCAATTTCAAAATATGCATCAATCGGTTATTGGACTATCAAATGGTACAATAAAAGTTTGCTTAAATGAAGAAACTAATAAAGGTATATCTTTAAAGagtgaaatatatttaggaaataatgaagatatgataaaatgtattgaatttaataaatccCATTCTTTACTTTTATCTGGAGGAactgataataaaataaacatatacgataataattatatattagaagaattaaaaaatgatagtaGTAATAAGAGAAaacttaaaaatgtaataacacctaaaaaatgtatatataaagaagaGGGTATTATAAcatcattatcatttttaaatgatacaaaatttttatgtacatcattaaatagtaatataaatatttatgatacaacaaatatagatatagTTAGTTcctattcatataataaagctATATTATCAAGTGACATTATTaatgataatttatttgtagCAGCTGATGATCAatctattattaaattatttgatatacgttgtttaaataaaacaaatgttATAACATTAAATGGCAACAAGTATTATTTCCATGATAAGATTATAACTTCTTTAGaagcaaataaaaatgaattatatatctTATCAGCATCTCATGATGgctttattaatatatatgacatTAGACTAAACAAATCTCCCATATATACTatcaaaaatgaaaatcaattaaaatatttatcatcTACTTggttttataataattctcAAAATAGTTCGATTGTAAGTGCTGATGAACGCAACCTGGCTATCCATCAGTTTTAATTCAATGAAAAATGGAAAACACAAAAATAAGACTTATATTGTCAAACCATTTgtctatttatttttcattaatcaAGTGCTTTTTAAAAAGCTATTAATTTCTCATATAAAATGgatacaatatttttttttcctattCGTTGTATATGCaccaattttattaattttttttgcggTGATTAactttatgtttttatttaatctcattgcataatttatatatgtatattgttttattctCTTTAAACtgttaattaaataattttaaaaaaagttgtTTTTAGCCTATTATTACGCTTGCTAAATTTATAGATATTATGAaagtcttttttttttttaaataagcCATAATATGGCTATATGggaatttaataaaatcgtggaaaatatgttattcaaaaaaaaaacacttatccaatttatttcatttggcatagtacaaaaaaataataacatcatatttgaaaatatacgACTGGGATATAAGgcatataattatacatttgtagaattataaaaaataatgaataaataatgtatatatctttgttttttttcattttttatgaggTTAATATGTACAACTTTTTGTCTTTTGATGAGTTTATTAAAAGAGAGGtacacataatatatatccacTAAATGCATAATGTAATGGGCATAATCccaatatataattgccttttcatttatatttttttccccttttttattttcttctccttattttatgatcttttttttataaattattggAAGAcgaagaataaaaaaagttaagctttattatttgtataaatgcgattgttttttttttgtggcATAATGCTACATTGACACTGTAacaaaatacaaataattgtttcctacatatttataaataaagtaaatatgattatattataaaatatgttttattaatttatgtgtatatttatgcatgcacatatttatgaaaatgtgttttatatatttccccTCCCTCtttaaaatgtattatatatatatatatttgtaaattgGTAGctatacttatttatacgtatatatagatatatacatatgtgtATTAATCCCTTAAGATTTTCATTCAATTAATTCACTAAATacattttacttttttccatattataaaatctGTCAAAAACTgcaattatttaaaattgtagGTTATAAGGAAAGCCTTGCTTTTTCATGCACACGTATGTACGAGTCAtactattatattattatatgcatattaatagtaataaaaaggaccaataaaaaatataaatatataaataaaaatatatatatatgatactCTGTGCGACGCTTTAAAGCTTCttagaataaaaaagaaaaaaacgtacaaaaaaaagtataaaaataagaaaaataattaccGCAGGAATATTGATATAATTAGAAGAAtgaataaaagaaaaagaagcATTCGAAATAATGCAATGCTAaataagttaaaaaaaaatgtgctTATCAATACCCACaatatatagataattaaaattttatgaataattttttatttaaatcctCATTTTAAGAACATTACAAAATGCAAACAAATGAAGAGCTTTTAAGAAAAGAAGAAGAGGAAATTTCAAAAACCATAGCCTTATCCCTTGAGGAGTACCATGCTTCTCAGCAAAGAAACAAGCAAGCTGTAAtcttaaaataaataaaaagcaTAGAGAACGAACTAGTGTGAACATACACACGCTCATATATCCATCTATGTGTTTACACTTTCATGCATACATGAGCCTATTCGATAAATGATATTCCTGCatgttgtaaaaaatatatatcctttttcaattattttattttatattctcaaaaaaaataagtttattttatgtttttttaatttttttttcaattttttttctacttGGCAGAACTTAGATATagatgatgaaaatgacGAAATGTTACAAGAAGCAATCAGATTGTCCATTTTAAAATgtgatacaaaaaatacgGAGAAAGAAAAATCGGATTTAAATGACAGTAATTATGATATTGCaagaaaaaattttgataaaatcacatattatttatgtaataattatgaaacaacaaaaaatcaaacagatataattgataataaattattttggaaagaaatatataaagattaTAAGAatgtatatgtaataataaaagattatataaataatttaaataaaagaaatgaaaaattaaatgaaagaaaaaaaagttcaCGTTATTCTTCAAGTAATGATGAATATGATAGTGATGATAATTCTAGTGATTGTAGTAGCTCCTCTTCTTTATCCTGTCAATCATTagatcaaataaaaaaaacatataaaaatataaattatacaaCACAAGATTATTGTAAATGGTTAAAAAAAGGGAATAGAAGTAAAAGTTTAAATGATCATgtatatgtaaattatttattaacagAAATGAAACAATTTGAAGATCCAACCAATTTACACAATATAGTTTTTGGTACtaacaattataaatattcaaataaaatggatatacaaaaatggtgtaatcataatatatcattttatgatgataaaaatataaattttggCCTTCGTCAATTTTTAAGTGGGCCATGTGGACTTATATCAAGTATTCAAGCATATATCATAATTgttttactttttaattataaatataattttttatgggAAAACGATTATTTCGATGTCCTAAAAACTAACAATGATTTTATGAACATGtcatttaataatacagatcaaaataaaaccGATGGAGAAACCCAAGTAAGCTCAACTAATCTTTGTAAAGAAGACCTATCTAAGGATTCAAAAAATggggaaaaaaaagagaatatGCAACATGGCAGCCATCATGATTATACTAAGAATGATAACACAAAtgatatacataaaaatatagatacaAAACAAGTTAATGaacttaaaaatataacatcaTCACATAATAAGGAAGTATAttctgaaaaaaatgatgaagaaatgaataaaaaggaCAATGAAATTTTATACCTAGTTAGAGAACATATTCGcgatttaaaatattatgctTTAGTAGAATCattagcatatatattatatcaatGCACTGATAAgtcatattatattattgcCTTTTTGCTACCAGAATGTTATGATTctgcatattttttgagcAAACAAAATAGTAGTGAACCTGTTGTAAgagatttaaaaaaaataaatatatactataaAGAGTTTAGTAGTATAAAAGATGTTCTTCGTTTTTATTTGgaacattttataatattttcaagtTCTACTGGTGCTATATCTTTTCTATATTCAGTCATATTGACTAGaggaataaataatataaaagatgaTATGGATGATATAAATCACCCATTAATAGGTATATATGGACATTGCTCTCAGGAATTAGTAAATCTTTTATTAACAGGTCGAGCTTGTTCAAATGTgtttgataataatagtatcATAAACACATTCTTAAATACTGATGTAGATATTGTAAGTATGTATGAAAATGGAGGAAGTAGTAGTTGTAATAATTCATCTTTTGTTGGaataaataatggaaaTGATTCAAAGAATTCTcaaaatatggatatacaaaattcttcatcatttaataaaaataatataatacttaaaggtataaataaaagacCATTAATAGGATTATTAACAGATTTCGAAGCTTTTAAATATTGTGAAGTTGGTAATTTTTACAAGTATCCAATATATCCCATCTGGGTTATTAGTAGTTCTAATCATTACACtgttttgttttcattaaatataaaaaattcaagATGTACTAGTGAAGAACTATATTTAGAAAAACTTAATAAAGtgtggaaaaaatatgataaagaagataataaatatatcttaTCACATTTTATATCCAGATTTATTGAAgatttgaatataaaagatgaatatagaaatatgtTTCGAGGTTTTGTAAATGATctagatatattattatattcagaatttaaatcattttatttacaggTCAAGCAAAAAGATATCGATGAGCGTAAATTTGCTGATCCACCAAAagacaaatatttttatctatatgATGCCCAAGAAATACCCGAAAAAGCtattacttatttttttttaaaggaaGTTGATTATGATGTTTCACATGATAACAATTTGAAGTTCTTTAACACAAGATGGCCAAACAACTCTGTAGAGGTTTTGAACAAGACCAGGAAGTTGAGCCGGTAATTTCTCACATATGAATCGAGAATATATATCGATACTCTTATTCATAGAGTGGTGTTGATATTAATTacataagaaaaaaagtgatATGGAGCAAGAATATATACcgaataaaattattttatggcccttttatatattaatgttttttttttaataattcaatGCTGTAATGGGAAAGGATTGGCACTCCGCGATTTAGTGGcttcataaaataaatattgtgCATGATATGTATATGCACACTTTTTCATACTTGCATTTatgaaattaatatttttacatagtATTCGTAGGGATATATGTACccttttgttttataaaaatgcatatcTTTTATGCCATCCATTCGTCTTTgctcatttatttttatttttttttacaaaattaaatgagCTAGCTGAAGTTTCAATTCTATATTATCcttcatataattatcaattttattttcaataaatgATGCAAACATTGtgtatgttttattttattctatataaaactaataaataatattgaataattttaaaacaataacaatagtttttttaaaagtgtATGAGAATGCGCACATACAACTATTATGCCTTATGCTTGAAGTAGCACTCACTACAACATTTGCGTATAAATATTCTGAacaattcataaaaaaattattatttttttttttttactaattatgcatatttcGTTTTGAATATGCtaaatatttcttatctgaatttgtataaaaaaagagtaATCATgctaaataaaatttaaggAGGTAGTAAAATATAAGGACTAGGCtcttatatgtatatacataaa
Encoded here:
- a CDS encoding ribosome biogenesis protein YTM1, putative; translated protein: MGKGKGNEKNKKKNNQLDKMVSDEISEDQESDEITFSESESSDSSNESSESFSEDEESETQVDKEIQIYFISNISDEKYKMQDNTTYTIPIYFKRIDLSKMVKKLLNLDDEDDGNISFDFLINKKILRSSISEFLEENNILSESTIEIEYILCLKKKTSKNIDDISEWISKIIIIEDKLYCSTFEGNILYYDLKSFNKIDEKMISDTPIYSFNVSKYVSKNYDNYNSQFQNMHQSVIGLSNGTIKVCLNEETNKGISLKSEIYLGNNEDMIKCIEFNKSHSLLLSGGTDNKINIYDNNYILEELKNDSSNKRKLKNVITPKKCIYKEEGIITSLSFLNDTKFLCTSLNSNINIYDTTNIDIVSSYSYNKAILSSDIINDNLFVAADDQSIIKLFDIRCLNKTNVITLNGNKYYFHDKIITSLEANKNELYILSASHDGFINIYDIRLNKSPIYTIKNENQLKYLSSTWFYNNSQNSSIVSADERNLAIHQF